A genomic region of Botrytis cinerea B05.10 chromosome 9, complete sequence contains the following coding sequences:
- the Bccat7 gene encoding Bccat7 — MPLPSDPAVVKTSEGLVHQLQSMFGKHAGKRPAHAKGLLLTGTFIPTPTARSLSSAPHFSSPSTPIWIRFSNSTGIPSIPDFDANADPRGIAIRFILDAEKHKHTDIVAHSTPFFPTRTGDEFLAFLKAAASSGEGVESPKPIEKFLDAHPKALAFVTAPKPAPTSWARENYWGVNAFKFIAEDGKETFVRYRIVPVEGVEIASEEQKKSLGDNYLTEEIVARLEKGATEFKLEVQIAEEGDVVDDATVHWPEERKVVELGRVKIEGLLGENEKEQKHVIFDPVPRVEGIDVSGDPLVDVRAGVYLISGKERRAA, encoded by the exons ATGCCTCTTCCATCCGACCCCGCGGTAGTCAAGACAAGTGAAGGTCTAGTGCATCAACTCCAATCTATGTTTGGCAAACATGCTGGAAAACGACCTG CCCACGCCAAAGGACTCCTCCTAACCGGGACCTTCATCCCCACTCCCACCGCACGCAGCCTCTCCTCCGCTCCTCAtttctcttccccatccaCCCCCATCTGGATCCGCTTCTCAAACTCCACGGGCATTCCCTCCATCCCCGACTTCGACGCTAATGCCGATCCCCGCGGTATCGCCATCCGATTCATTCTCGACGCGGAGAAGCACAAACACACCGATATAGTGGCCCACTCTACTCCTTTTTTCCCAACCCGTACCGGCGACGAGTTTCTCGCGTTTTTGAAAGCCGCAGCGAGTAGTGGAGAAGGTGTCGAGAGTCCGAAACCTATTGAGAAATTTCTAGATGCGCATCCCAAGGCTTTGGCTTTTGTTACTGCGCCCAAGCCGGCGCCGACGAGTTGGGCAAGAGAGAATTATTGGGGTGTTAAtgcttttaaatttattgctgaggatggaaaagaaacTTTTGTGAGATATAGGATTGTTCCTGTTGAGGGTGTTGAAATCGCGAGTGAGGAGCAGAAAAAGAGTTTGGGAGATAATTATCTCACAGAAGAGATTGTAGCAAGGTTAGAAAAGGGAGCGACGGAATTCAAATTGGAGGTGCAGATTGCGGAAGAGGGAGATGTGGTTGACGATGCAACTGTGCATTGGCctgaagagagaaaggttGTGGAATTGGGACGTGTTAAGATTGAAGGATTGTTGGGAGAGAACGAGAAGGAGCAAAAACATGTAATTTTCGATCCCGTACCTAGGGTAGAAGGTATAGATGTTAGTGGCGATCCTTTAGTAGATGTTAGGGCAGGAGTTTACTTAATCAgtggaaaagagagaagagctgCATAG